TTGCAACTGCATAAATCAGTTGGCGTTTAGCGCTGCGTTACATCATGGCTTAGTGCGTCGATCTATGTTGTTTAAAATAACTAAACATAAATAGTTAAGATTAGAGAGAATAAATGAGTCGTTAATGTAACGTTCAGTTATTAACACATGTAACTGATTGTTTTTTAATCACATTTTCATGTAAATTTTTCATACTAATAAGACATCTCTACAGACTCTTAAAACCTTATTTTGTTTAGACTTACTGCCGTTATGTTAATTAACCTATTGAAATAAAATGATATATTGCGTTCATCTAGTTTTTGGCACAGACCTTGTAGTACTAACGGTGACACTTTAAGCGCAAGCTTGTTACTGGTTAATTGATATTACGGAGTTCACAATGAAAAAATCTTATTTAGCTACTCTGGCTGCTGCATCGTTACTGGCGACTTCTGGTTTTGCTACGGCTAACGATTTTGTTGATAATATGGGCCCTTATGTTGGTGCGAGTTATGGCTTATTAAATGTTGATGGTGATGAAGATTTTGATAAAGAAGATAATGCCACTAAAGTATTTGTAGGGGCACAATTTCACCAAGCATTTGCACTTGAAGCCGGTTATATCGACTTTGGTAATTATGGTAATAGCATTTTTAATACTGACTTAGACGGTTATACCTTGGCGTTAAAAGCCGGTATTCCAATAGGTGAACGTTTCACTGTATATGCTCAAGGCGGTAATTTATGGTGGAAAGCCGATATAAACGCCACTGATGAGCGCTCTGATGTCGATGGCTCAGATTTCTTTTATGGTGCAGGCATGTCGTTTGCTTTATCAGAAAGCTGGCAGCTGCTTTTAGAATACACTCGGTTTGATGTCAAGTTTGACCGTGACGAAATCGGTATTCTTGCTGGTATTGATAGTTTTGATACCAAAGTGGATTACGCGAGCTTAGGGGTTAAATATACTTTTTAATCCTGCTACATCTACTATTTTTCTGGAAAATAGTGCTTATTAATACACAATGAGTACCTTAAATAGCAGAGTAAAAAGGCCCCTTAAGAAATAATTAAGCGGCCTTTTTATTGTGTGTTTCGTAATCGCATCGATTAAGAACTATCCAGAGTCTATTTAACTATTTATTTGCCATGTATTCGTGCTCAGCTTTGATGCATACTATTTATATAATCGTTTAATTTATATTGGGTTATGGCCTTGCAACAAACTGCACGCGAGCTAGCAAAGCAACTTAGCGAATTATTAGCAGGCACAGAGTTTGGTATTGGTGGCAGTTGTTTATTGCAACAACTGGGCATTGATGTTACGCCAAGAGATGTTGATATTATTTGCTCAGAGGCGGATTATTCAATAATTCATCAGCAGCTAGCGACCCTATTAACGCCAATAACTTTGCCTACGCATCCAGAGTACTGTAGTCGGTTTTTTCAGCGTTTTATTAGCCAAGACGGTGCGAGTGATGAAGGTATCGGTGTTGATCTTATGGCTGGCGTGGCAGTAAAAAGGCAAGGAGATAAACAGTATTTTAAGTTTGAACCTAGTCGTACTGAATTACAACACGGCATACGTTGGATGTTAGCTGCAGACTGGCTTGTGTTATATCAAATGTTTAATCGGCCGCAACGAGTGTTACAGTTAACGCAATATTTTGCGCTGGGTAAAGCATTTGATTAATTATATCAGGGATGAGGCTTAAGCAATGCAATCACCACCGTTACCCGTTAATGAGGCGGAGCGTTTAAACGCTTTATTACAATCTAAATTATTAGATAGCCCCGCTGAGCAGCGGTTTGATCGCATTACAGCTTTAGTTAAATCTATTTTTGACTGCGATATTGTGCTTATTTCGTTGCTTGACGCTAAGCGGCAGTGGTTTAAGTCCAAGCAAGGATTAGACGTAGCA
The sequence above is drawn from the Rheinheimera salexigens genome and encodes:
- a CDS encoding outer membrane beta-barrel protein translates to MKKSYLATLAAASLLATSGFATANDFVDNMGPYVGASYGLLNVDGDEDFDKEDNATKVFVGAQFHQAFALEAGYIDFGNYGNSIFNTDLDGYTLALKAGIPIGERFTVYAQGGNLWWKADINATDERSDVDGSDFFYGAGMSFALSESWQLLLEYTRFDVKFDRDEIGILAGIDSFDTKVDYASLGVKYTF